Proteins from a single region of Abyssalbus ytuae:
- a CDS encoding helix-turn-helix domain-containing protein has product MLVKGAGKVHYADKVINVKKQALSFSNPLIPYKWEHTQNIKNGFFCIFNQHFFHQFGELVQYDVFQPHGNHIFELSQEQTGKVTGIYLKIFEEIASDYVHKYDVLRNLVFELIHFAMKIKPASIPHKSSVNASQRISTLFMELLERQFPIDEDHLQINIRSASEFANQLNIHVNHLNKAIKETTQKTTTQIIAERILQESKILLLHSSWNVSQISYALGFTEQTHFNNFFKKHMQLSPLQFRNSHTP; this is encoded by the coding sequence ATGCTGGTAAAGGGGGCCGGCAAAGTACATTATGCTGATAAGGTGATAAATGTAAAAAAACAAGCCTTATCATTTTCCAATCCACTTATACCTTATAAATGGGAGCATACCCAAAATATTAAAAATGGTTTTTTTTGTATTTTTAATCAACATTTTTTTCATCAGTTTGGAGAACTGGTTCAATATGACGTATTCCAACCCCATGGAAACCACATTTTTGAGCTGTCCCAGGAACAAACCGGCAAAGTAACAGGCATATATTTAAAAATATTTGAAGAAATAGCTTCTGATTATGTTCACAAATACGATGTATTGCGAAATCTGGTTTTTGAACTAATTCACTTTGCCATGAAAATAAAGCCGGCATCCATTCCGCACAAAAGCAGTGTAAATGCATCCCAACGAATTTCTACCTTGTTCATGGAACTTTTAGAAAGGCAATTCCCCATAGATGAAGATCACTTACAAATAAATATACGTTCGGCTTCAGAATTTGCCAATCAACTTAATATTCATGTAAACCACCTTAACAAAGCCATAAAGGAAACCACCCAAAAAACCACTACGCAAATTATTGCCGAGCGTATTCTACAAGAATCAAAAATATTACTCCTTCACAGTAGTTGGAATGTATCTCAGATTTCTTATGCTTTAGGTTTTACCGAACAAACACATTTCAATAATTTTTTTAAAAAACATATGCAGTTAAGCCCTTTACAATTCAGAAACAGTCATACACCGTAG